In the genome of Sphingomonas alpina, the window GCGATGGGCCTGTCGCTGGCCGAACGCAGCGCACGCTACCTCGCGCCGCCGCTGATCGGGCTGCTGGTCTTTACCGGCGGGCTGATCCTGCTCATCTCGGGCGCGCTGCCAGCCGTGCATTGGCGGATTCACTGGCTTGCCCATATCGTCCCGCTGCCGTTCGTCGAGGCATCGCATTTCGCCGCCAGCCTGGCCGGCACCGCGCTACTGCTCGTCGCCCCGGCGATCAGCGCGCGGATGCGCAGCGGCTTCCTCGCCGCACGTCTGCTGCTCGCCGGGGGTATCGTCTTCTCGCTCCTCAAGGGCTTCGATTATGAGGAAGCCACGCTGCTCGGCGTGATCGCGGTCATCCTGCAATATTGTCGCCCCGCTTTCTATCGTCGCGCCGGCATCCTCGACGCGCCGCTGCAGCGCACCTGGCTCGCCGCCGCCGCGATCGCGATCGGCCTCAGCCTGTGGGCCGGATTCTTCGCCTATAAGCATGTCGCCTATCATGACGACCTGTGGTGGGCCTTTGCCTGGAAAGGCAACGCGCCACGCTTCCTGCGCGCCAGCATGGGGGCGGCGGTGCTGCTCGGGGCGGTCGCGTGCTGGCGCCTTTTGAGCGCGCCGATCCGGCCGATCGGCAACATGGTCCTGCCGCTCCAGGTCGCCGATACAGCACTCGCTTTGTCGTCTCGCGCCGATGCCGCACTCGCCCTGACCGGCGACAAGCAGTTCCTCATTGCGGCCTCGGGCGCCGCCTATCTGATGTACCGCGTGCGCGGCCGGACCTGGGTGGTGATGGGCGATCCGGTCGGCGCATTCGCCGACTGGTCCGAGCTCGTCTGGCAGATCCGCGCGCGCTGCGACGCCGCGCATGGGCGGCTGTGCTTCTATCAGGCGAGCAACGAGCTGCTGCCGCTGCTGATCGAAATGGGCCTGCAGGTGATGAAATATGGCGACGAGGCGCAGGTCGATCTCGCCAGCTTCACGCTCGAGGGGCCGGCATCCAAGTCGCTGCGCCATTCGACCCGCAAGGCGGAAAGCGCCGGCCTGACGTTCGAGATCATTCCCGCCGCAGCAGTGCCGGCGATCGTGCCTCAGCTCAGGGCGGTGTCGGACGCCTGGCTCGGCGACAAGGGCGGGCATGAGAAATGCTTCAGCATCGGCCGCTTCGACCCAGTCTATCTCGCCCGCTTCGACTGCGCGGTGCTACGGCAGGAAGGACGGATTATCGCCTTCGCCAATATCTGGACGACGCGCAATCGCGCCGAGCTGTCGGTCGATCTGATGCGGCATTGGCCCGATACGCCCTATGGCACGATGGACCTGCTGTTCGTGCGCCTGATGCAATGGGGTGCGGCGAACGGATATGCGCGGTTCAATCTCGGCATGGCGCCGCTCTCGGGCCTCAACGGACGTCGTCTCGCCCCGCTCTGGTCGCGCATCGGCCATGCGATCTACGGCCATGGCGAGGCTTTGTACGGCTTTTCCGGCCTGCGCTCGTTCAAGGCAAAATTCCAGCCCATCTGGGTGCCACGCTATGTCGCAACCATGCCGGGGCTCGCTACGCCCTGGGCGATGATCAATCTTGTCGGCCTGATCGGCGGCTGACTCCATGGCCTTATGCGATGGGCTGCTTGACGCCACCCCGCCCTCGCCCTATTTGCCGCGCCTCTGCTTGCACGGCCCCTTCGTCTAGCGGTTAGGACGTCGCCCTCTCACGGCGAAAACACGAGTTCGATTCTCGTAGGGGTCACCAGCGATTTCACGGTGAAACGGCAGCGCTGCACGCGAACGGCGCTTTCACATCGAGCACGCTCAGAATCTTGCGCCCGCTGCCATGGCCCGTTTCGCGAAGCTCGTGACCGCGCATGGCCGATACGATATGGGGCTTCTTCTATGGCGGGCTAATCAGTCCGGGGGTGGTGGCGCGCGGGTTTTCGCCCAAACGAAAAGCGACAGCGTCGTTGACGGAATACGCGCTGACAATTTCTCCGCCGGTTAACCTGCGACCCGAACCACAGGCAATCGTCTTTGGCCGCCAGTTCGAAACCACGCACGCCGGACTCGATCGTGTCTATGGCCCGCTGGCGGCGAAATACCTCTCCTATCCGGTGCTGGCCCGGCAGGAAGGAGGTCGCCGTCCTCAGCCGGTTGGCAGCATCAGGACGGATAGACCGCAACGTTGATGTTCCGTGCAAGAGTCAGCAACTGATCAGGATCGCTGCTGCGGCTCTCGATCGTGATCTCATCGACATCATCAAAATACCGCTCCGGCTGAACCAGATCCACCGTGCCGCCTGCCAGGACCGGAGTATTGGCATAGCTGACGCGCACATCGCCCGCATCGTTCCCCGGCACGCTGACCGAGACGATATGGCTCGTGTTGCACATCCGGTGCACGGAGATGACGATGCGGTTGGCCTCCAACCGGGCGCCGCTGAAATCGACCGCGCACATCACAGGCACATGGGCAACCAGCCTGAGCGTCGCCGTGGAGGCGTAAGCGACCGGTGCCTGCACAATCGCCGACACCAGGAAAAATGCTGTGATGATCTTGCGCATGAATGGCCTCCGAAGAGACCCTTAAGGCCCAGACTATGCCAATTAGCCTGCGAGACAGGGTTAATCGCGGATTAGGGCTGCATCCGATCAATTCTCCGAAATGGAGACGGTGATCACATCCTTATACTGCCCGGCATAATTGCGCCGAATGTCGCCAAGCGTGACCGCAAGTTCATAGGCGCCACCCGACAGGGTCGCCGGTGGGTTGCGCGTGAGCGCCACCGGTGACCGGAGGTTGATCGGCTGGCCATCGAAGCGCGTGCTATAGCTGATCGGCGGGAGAGTGGCATTTTCCATATGGCGCAGCACCCCGCCATTTTCGGACGACAAGGCAACGGTCACGCTGCCGTTCGACCAGATATTGACGAATACGCGCTCGCTCTGCCCGCTATGCGCTTCGCCGAAATTGATCGACGCGGGCGCCATCGAGAGCGGACCGCCGCTGCCCCTGGCGGCCGCGCCGGAAATGTTCATTTCGATCCGTGCCGGCACCGCAACGTTCAGGCTGGCATTGGGACTGATCAGGGCCAGTTCGCCATTGGCATCGTCGACCAGGCGCAGCGCGAGGTCGGTCCGATACAGACCGCGCGGCATGATCTGCTGCGCCGGTATGATGATATGGATGCCGACCATGCGCTGCTGCCTCGCCCCGATCGTCAAGGAAAACGGTCCGATCTCTCCGGCTTCGCCGCCACCACCCGCGCCGCCATTATCGACGCGATAGAGCAGCCGGTCAGCACCGGAGAGAAGCGAGCTGCCGCCGGTCGAAGGTCTGGCGAACAGGCGTACGGTGCAAGCCGTATCGCCCGAATTCGAGAGCTCCACGTTGATGTCGGCAACCTCGTTCGACGGCGCGAACGGGTTATAGGTCAGCGAGACCACCGGCGTGACGGTGCGCCCCGTCACCGTGCAAGTGGCCTCGGCCCGGGCGGCGGCGGTGATTGCGACGAGCGCTGCGAGCAGCGAACAGATCTTGATCACGGCTGATAGTCCTTCACGACGATGGTACCGGCATTGACGATCGACGCCGCATCCTCGGCGA includes:
- the mprF gene encoding bifunctional lysylphosphatidylglycerol flippase/synthetase MprF; translated protein: MQIANLDPRLIRRDRIGEALAWGRAHRRELAILAVLVVALLGFAALRAILAEVRLKEVRAALHAIPQIQIVAALALTALSYLSLTLSEALSLRAIGIRLPWRTAALASFTSYAISHNFGLTLLTGGSARYRVYASAGLDLGAVARVGLLSSAAFWGALLGVAAVALLSGGAPVDIAGAVIPAFAGQVVAVAVLALLALLFIVRLRGVEQVGVGRFTLPIPPAATMAAQLGVAAFDLAASSAALFVLLPEATPQTIGLFFLAYAVAVSVAAASHVPGGIGVFEAIILAITPASNGGVFAALLLYRLIYYVLPLIVAAALLASVEGHRLRRPIAMGLSLAERSARYLAPPLIGLLVFTGGLILLISGALPAVHWRIHWLAHIVPLPFVEASHFAASLAGTALLLVAPAISARMRSGFLAARLLLAGGIVFSLLKGFDYEEATLLGVIAVILQYCRPAFYRRAGILDAPLQRTWLAAAAIAIGLSLWAGFFAYKHVAYHDDLWWAFAWKGNAPRFLRASMGAAVLLGAVACWRLLSAPIRPIGNMVLPLQVADTALALSSRADAALALTGDKQFLIAASGAAYLMYRVRGRTWVVMGDPVGAFADWSELVWQIRARCDAAHGRLCFYQASNELLPLLIEMGLQVMKYGDEAQVDLASFTLEGPASKSLRHSTRKAESAGLTFEIIPAAAVPAIVPQLRAVSDAWLGDKGGHEKCFSIGRFDPVYLARFDCAVLRQEGRIIAFANIWTTRNRAELSVDLMRHWPDTPYGTMDLLFVRLMQWGAANGYARFNLGMAPLSGLNGRRLAPLWSRIGHAIYGHGEALYGFSGLRSFKAKFQPIWVPRYVATMPGLATPWAMINLVGLIGG